In Saccharothrix syringae, the following are encoded in one genomic region:
- a CDS encoding energy-coupling factor transporter transmembrane component T family protein gives MLSLYHDADTPVHALPAGAKLLVLFGAGTGLFFVRSIPGLAVALAAVVLCHPVARVPWRTAWRQARPVLPFTALIVAAQVVLTDWATAVLVGERILALVLLANLVTLTTRTSAMIAAVEAALRPLRPLGVRPERVGLLVALTIRFIPVIREQAEQVRAAQRARGVERSSAFLTPLLIKTLRLADGLGEALDARGFEAGERPHRTSR, from the coding sequence ATGCTCAGCCTGTACCACGACGCCGACACCCCCGTGCACGCCCTGCCCGCCGGGGCGAAGCTGCTCGTGCTGTTCGGCGCCGGCACCGGGCTGTTCTTCGTGCGCTCGATACCCGGCCTGGCCGTCGCGCTGGCCGCGGTCGTGCTCTGCCACCCCGTGGCGCGGGTCCCGTGGCGCACCGCGTGGCGGCAGGCGCGGCCGGTGCTGCCGTTCACCGCGCTGATCGTCGCGGCGCAGGTCGTGCTGACCGACTGGGCGACCGCGGTGCTGGTGGGCGAGCGCATCCTCGCCCTGGTGCTGCTGGCCAACCTGGTGACGCTCACCACCCGGACGTCGGCGATGATCGCGGCGGTCGAGGCCGCGCTGCGCCCCCTGCGGCCGCTGGGCGTGCGACCGGAGCGGGTCGGCCTGCTGGTGGCGCTGACCATCCGGTTCATCCCGGTGATCCGGGAGCAGGCCGAGCAGGTCCGGGCGGCGCAGCGGGCCCGCGGCGTCGAGCGGAGCTCCGCGTTCCTCACCCCGCTGCTGATCAAGACCCTGCGCCTGGCCGACGGCCTGGGCGAGGCGCTGGACGCCCGCGGCTTCGAGGCGGGTGAACGTCCACACCGGACCTCGCGGTGA